The following are encoded together in the Macrobrachium rosenbergii isolate ZJJX-2024 chromosome 21, ASM4041242v1, whole genome shotgun sequence genome:
- the LOC136849404 gene encoding octapeptide-repeat protein T2-like: MPRQRNRQTERERVEYAEKGRHRQTERVDYAETEEQTDTQTERVDYAEKGRHRQTDRKSRLCRDRETDRQTERVEYAEKGRHSRLCRDRETDRQTERVDYAEKGRHSRLCRDRETDRQTERVEYAEKEKLQLPIFSSLPSPYLAQKISAD; encoded by the exons ATGCcgagacagagaaacagacagacggaAAGGGAAAGAGTCGAATATGCCGAGAAAGgtagacacagacagacagaaagagtcGATTATGCCGAGACAGAGGAACAGACAGACACGCAGACAGAAAGAGTCGATTATGCCGAGAAAGgtagacacagacagacagacagaaagagccGATTATGCcgagacagagaaacagacagacagacagaaagagtcGAATATGCCGAGAAAGGTAGACACAGTCGATTATGCcgagacagagaaacagacagacagacagaaagagtcGATTATGCCGAGAAAGGTAGACACAGTCGATTATGCcgagacagagaaacagacagacagacagaaagggtCGAATATGCCGAGAAAG AGAAGCTCCAACTGCCTATCTTTTCAAGCTTACCCTCTCCTTATTTGGCCCAGAAGATATCTGCTGATTGA